In the Brevundimonas mediterranea genome, CCCTGCCCACCGCATCTGAATTGACCCGCACCCTGAAGGTCGGACCCGACGGTCGGGTCGCCCTGCCCCTGGTCGGCCAGGTCATGGCGGCGGACCGGACCTTGCCGGAGTTGGAGCGGGAGGTGTCTTCGGCCTACGCCTCGCAACTGGTGCGGCCGGTCGTGGAGGTGACGTTGCGCCAGGCAGGGCCGATCCGCGTCTGGATCGACGGCGAGGTGCGGACCCCGGGCGTGATCGAGATGACTGGCGATCTGGACGCCTATCAGGCCGTGGTCCAGGCGGGCGGCTTCCTGCCGTCGGGCAAGCCCGAGCGCGCGGCCCTGATCCGGCGTGGTCCCGGCGGATCGCGCATGATGCGGGTGGTCGATCTGCGCCCGCGTCGCGGCGAGGTCGTGGCCCTGCGTCGGGGCGACATCATTTTCGTGCCGCGGTCGACCCTGGGCGAACTCGCCGCCTTCTTCACCCAGGTGCGCGCCGCCCTGCCCATCGGCTTCAGCTATTCGATCAATGGATCGAACGGCAACGGCTACGCCACCTTCTGAAGTCTCAGGCGGCCAGCCGCACC is a window encoding:
- a CDS encoding polysaccharide biosynthesis/export family protein; the protein is MTPDRRLFLLALGSGCAALAACGGNAARMPRPKGDVQRVQAAGRGDFPNIPFADWTDEEPDYLLYPGDEIEVALPTASELTRTLKVGPDGRVALPLVGQVMAADRTLPELEREVSSAYASQLVRPVVEVTLRQAGPIRVWIDGEVRTPGVIEMTGDLDAYQAVVQAGGFLPSGKPERAALIRRGPGGSRMMRVVDLRPRRGEVVALRRGDIIFVPRSTLGELAAFFTQVRAALPIGFSYSINGSNGNGYATF